One segment of Hippopotamus amphibius kiboko isolate mHipAmp2 chromosome 2, mHipAmp2.hap2, whole genome shotgun sequence DNA contains the following:
- the LOC130845901 gene encoding cytochrome b-c1 complex subunit 2, mitochondrial-like — MKLITRAGSLSRFYSLKVAPKAKATAAPAGVPLHPQDLEFTKLPNGLVIASLENCSPASRIGLFIKAGSRYEDSNNLGTSHSLHLASSLTTKGASSFKITRGIEAVGGKLSVTSTRENMAYTVECLRVVVDILMEFLLNITTAPEFRCWEVAALQSQLRIDKAVAFQNPQAHVIENLHAAAYRNALANSLHCPDYRIGKVTPDQLHEYIRNHFTNARMALIGLGVSHPVLKQVAEQFLNIRGGLGLSGEKAKYHGGEIREQNGDSLVHAALVAESAATGSAEANAFSVLQHVLGAGSHVKRGSNATSSLYQAVAKGTHQPFDVSAFNASYSGSGLFGIYTISQAAAAGDVIKAAYNQVKTIAQGNLSNTDVQAAKNKLKAGYLVSVESSEGFLDEVGSQALAAGLYVPPSTVLQDIDLVADADIINAAKKFVSGRKSMAANGNLGHTPFVDEL, encoded by the coding sequence ATGAAGCTGATAACCAGGGCCGGGTCCCTCTCGAGATTTTATTCCCTCAAAGTTGCTCCCAAAGCtaaagccacagctgcccctgcaGGAGTGCCTCTACATCCTCAGGACCTTGAGTTTACCAAATTACCAAATGGTTTAGTGATTGCTTCTCTCGAAAACTGCTCTCCTGCATCAAGAATTGGTTTGTTCATTAAAGCAGGCAGCAGATATGAAGACTCTAACAATTTAGGAACCTCTCATTCGCTTCATCTTGCATCCAGTTTGACTACGAAAGGAGCTTCATCTTTCAAGATAACCCGTGGAATTGAAGCAGTTGGTGGTAAATTAAGTGTGACTTCGACCAGGGAAAACATGGCTTATACTGTGGAATGCCTGCGGGTTGTTGTTGATATTCTAATGGAGTTCCTGCTCAACATCACCACAGCACCAGAATTTCGTTGCTGGGAGGTAGCTGCCCTTCAGTCTCAGCTAAGGATTGACAAAGCTGTGGCTTTTCAGAATCCACAGGCTCATGTCATTGAAAATTTGCATGCTGCAGCTTACCGAAATGCCTTGGCTAATTCCTTACATTGTCCTGATTATAGGATTGGAAAAGTGACACCAGATCAGTTACATGAATACATACGGAATCATTTTACAAATGCAAGAATGGCTTTGATTGGACTTGGCGTGAGTCATCCTGTTTTAAAGCAAGTTGCTGAACAGTTTCTCAACATAAGGGGTGGGCTTGGTTTATCTGGTGAGAAGGCCAAGTACCATGGAGGTGAAATCCGAGAACAGAATGGAGACAGTCTCGTCCATGCTGCTCTTGTAGCAGAAAGTGCTGCCACAGGAAGTGCAGAAGCAAATGCATTTAGTGTTCTCCAGCATGTCCTCGGTGCTGGATCACATGTTAAGAGGGGCAGCAATGCCACCAGCTCTCTATACCAGGCTGTTGCCAAGGGAACTCACCAGCCATTTGATGTTTCCGCTTTTAATGCCAGTTACTCAGGTTCTGGACTCTTTGGGATTTACACTATCTCGCAGGCTGCAGCTGCTGGAGATGTTATCAAGGCTGCCTATAACCAAGTAAAAACAATTGCTCAAGGAAACCTTTCTAATACAGATGTCCAAGCTGCCAAGAACAAGCTGAAAGCTGGGTACCTAGTGTCAGTGGAGTCTTCTGAGGGTTTCCTGGATGAAGTTGGGTCCCAGGCTCTAGCTGCTGGTTTGTACGTGCCGCCATCCACAGTCCTTCAGGACATTGACTTGGTAGCTGATGCTGATATCATAAATGCTGCAAAGAAGTTTGTTTCTGGCCGGAAGTCGATGGCAGCAAATGGAAATTTGGGGCATACACCTTTTGTTGATGAGTTGTAA